A segment of the Agarivorans albus genome:
GAGTGAAGAAGAGCTCGTCGTTTGCTTCGCTGGCACTAATCCAAGAATAGTAGCTATTGCCTTGTAGCCAGCTTACTAAATTGTTTTCAGAGGCTTTGCCTTGCGCTTCGTTCCACAAATGTTGGTAACCAAAGTTGTCACCCATTGGTGCCAATTCTTTATGTGTTTGGTAATCGCTTGTACAACGTACAATTTGACCTTGGTATTGTAGGGCGTAGTCGTAGCTATGTTCGGTGTCGCTAGACAAACGGAACACGTCTAGTAATAGCGGTGCTTCTAGTGCGTCGTCGTTAATGAGTACTACACTGCGTTGTTGGTCAACGCCAGGGTAAAACTCTTCAGCAAAGGCACTTACCGCTTGTAGATCTTGGTTGCTACTTTCGAAGAAGTGCGGGATGCCGTGTTTGCTGTCTGCCAATTCTACATCGAAGTTGTTTTGACAAGCTTGGTCTACAGCAACTGCGTTGTGAGCAACGGTTTGGCGTGCATAAGATTTGTTTTCATCTAAATAACGACCACCAAATTTAGGTTCTACATTTACCCAGCGGCCAAATCCGTACTCTTTAAGTACCTCTTGTCCACGGTTGAAGAAGCTAATGCCTAAGGTGTCGAAGTGACCATGTCCCATGCCGTGTTGGCCATAGTTCATTACCAATTGGCTTACGTCACCGTCTTTGCTTTGCATACGAACAAAGCCTTGTGCGCCGCGATCACCATTTGGACCTTCGTTTAACTCAACACTTGGCCAGTGAGGAAGGGCTGTGTTGGTTGAGTCTTGGTAAGCTTTTGATAAGGCCGCGCCGCAGCCATGTAACCAAACTTGCTGCTGAATTTTAGCCATGCCAAGCAGTTTTTCATCGTGGCCGTAGTGTTTGTAAGCTAAGCTCACTGCCACTACTACACCTTGATCTTTAATGTCCATTGTTAACGAGGCATCGTTTAGCGCCGGGAACACACCGTTAGGGTAGGCGGTAGCTAACATCGCTTTAATGGTTTTACCAATCACTTGGTCTTTGTAGTTAAAGATGTCTAGCTCTGGACGATGGCGGTGCAACACTTCGGCAAATAAACACAGTGGGCGAATCGCATAACGATGGTAGTAAGGCCCTTCCATGTAGTAGCCTGATGGCGCAAACAGTTGGCTAATTTGTGCTAAGAATCCACCAGTAACATCGTCACCTTTTAGGCCATGTACCGACATTTCTACATATTCTGGTTTGCCAATGGCTAGACCACAAATACCTACCGCTGCCACTGCCCAAAGGCCGTGGTTGTGAATGCGGTCAAAATCAAAACCGTATTTGTCGGTAAACATATCCAACATAGGTTGAAATAGTTGGCTTTCGATATGTTTAACTTGCTCTTCGTTTAACCAGTGCTTAATACAGCTGTAGCCTAAGCTTGAATACAGAAGCCACACGTGTTCGTTAAGAATCTGGTGAAACAAACGCCCCGGTGGGTTGGTATTGCGTTGAATATGAAAGCCAAAGCCTAGGTACTTGTCGGCATACTCAGTCAGTATGTCTGCAGTGTATTGGGCGTATTGCTCTTCACCGGTAATAAGAAATAAGCGACCCGCTTGATTAATGTACTGGTAGTTCTGCTTGTGACGGTTGTGCTCGTAACCACCCGCTTCGCCATGGCCGGGTACTTCAATAGGCTTAGCCATATAAGCCTGAGTTTCGCTAATCATTTTGGCTAAGCTTAAACCCATTAAGCTTTTGGTGTTTAGCTGTTGGCTAATTTCAGCAATTTCCTGCTGGTCTAGTAACACTGCATTTAAATTCGCAAGCATTTGAAACCTCATACACATAATTTATTGATATAAAGTAATACAAATAAAAAATGAATTCAGCATAATCAGGTAAAAAAGTGAACTTACTCACAATATATCTTTTTGCTGTTTATTCGTTCTACAGCATTGTAGCTTAGTTGTTGAAGCTATGTAGCATGAGGCTGGATTTGCCTTAAAATTAATCAAAACAAGCTAAGCAAAAAATAATTGGATCTTCATCACACATAAAGTGTTTTTGTATTACAATATAATTAATTTGTAATACACTTAGCTGGCTTTAATTATTTCACACTTAACTTTTGACCTTCAGAGGCGGCTATGAGTATTGATATCGTTGTTGTACTAGCCTACTTCGTATTTTTAATTGCGATAGGTTGGATGTTTCGTACTTTTACATCTTCCACCAGTGACTACTTTAGAGGCGGCGGTAAAATGCTGTGGTGGATGGTAGGTGCGACAGCATTTATGACTCAATTTTCAGCATGGACCTTTACTGGAGCAGCAGGGAAAGCATTTAGCGACGGTTTTGCCATCGTTATCTTGTTCTTAGCCAACGCGTTTGGCTACTTTATGAATTACATTTATTTCGCTCCGAAGTTTCGACAACTTCGCGTAGTTACCGCAATCGAAGCGATTAAAAAACGTTTCGGCCGTACCTCTGAGCAATTTTTTACTTGGCTAGGCATGCCCGACAGTTTGATTTCTGCCGGTGTATGGTTAAACGGTTTGGCAATTTTTGTTGCCGCTGTTTTCAACATTCCTATGGAAACCACGATTATTTTCACCGGTGTAGTATTGGTGATAATGGCCGTAACCGGTGGTTCTTGGGCGGTTGTTGCGTCTGATTTCATGCAAATGTTAGTGATAATGGCGGTAACAATTACCTGTGCTATTGCTGCTTACTTCCATGGTGGCGGTCTAACCAACATCATTGGTAACTTCCATGGCGACTTTGTGATGGGCAGTAACCTTAACTATGTGAGCATTTTCTTATTGTGGATTGTATTCATCTTTGTGAAGCAATTCGGGGTAATGAATAACAGCATTAATGCATACCGCTACTTATGTGCCAAAGACAGTGATAACGCACGTAAAGCTGCTGGTTTAGCTTGTGTGTTGATGATTGTTGGTCCGCTTATTTGGTTCTTACCACCTTGGTATGTAAATGCCTTTATGCCTGACTTTGCGGAAGCTTATAGCACCGTAGGTGGCAGCGATGCAGCGTACTTAGCCTTTGTTCAAAACGTTATGCCAGCAGGTATGGTGGGTTTGTTAATGTCGGCAATGTTTGCCGCTACGATGAGCTCTATGGACTCGGGTCTTAACCGTAATGCAGGTATCTTTATTCGTAACTTCTATTCACCGATTTTACGTAAAGAAGCAGCCAGCGAAAAAGAGCTTATTGTTGCAAGTAAAGCCGCAACGATATTCATGGGTTTTGTGATTATTTCGATTGGCCTATTTATTAACTCGCTACGTCATCTAAGCCTGTTTGACATTGTATTAAACATTGGCGCGTTGATTGGCTTCCCAATGCTGATTCCGGTGCTACTTGGTATGTGGATCCGCAATACGCCTGATTGGGCAGGATGGGCAACCTTAGTAGTTGGTGGTGTGGTGTCTTATGTATTTGGTATCGCATTAACTTCCGACGACATTCAAAACTGGTTTGGCTTAGAGCAAGCCCTAACTGGTCGTGAATGGGCTGACCTGAAAGTAGGACTTAGCCTAGCTGCACACGTCATATTTACCGGTGGCTTCTTTATTGGCTCAACCTTGTTCTTTAAAGGGCGTACGCCAGAGCGTGAAGCTGAAGTAGCTGAGCTGTTCCGCGATTGGAATACTCCAGTACATGCAAACACTGAAGAGCAACATAACCTAGATACTAAACAGCGTTCAATGTTGGGTAACCTAATTAGTGTTGCTGGTTTCGGTATCATCACCATGGCATTGATTCCAAATGACATTTCCGGTCGAGCACTGTTTGTTCTGTGCGGAACCATAGTATTGGTAGCAGGGATCTTGTTGGTACAAGCTTCTAGAAAACCAAATAAAAACTTAGACACAGAAGCGATAACGGAATAAACGCGAGAGGCTTAAGCCAAGGCGAGCTCGTCTCGCCTTGGTAAAAGAAGGATTTACCTTAAGCACAACTGAAAACTAACCATAACGAGAAACATTATGACAGCATTTTTTAATTCAGCAGAAACTCCTTGGGATGACCTTGGCGATGGCGTTACCCGTAAAATTGTGGGTCACACAGACCAGTTAATGGTTGTTCACGTACGTTTTGAAAAGGGCGCTATTGGTGCTCCACACGCTCACGAATTTCACGACCAAATTGGTTACGTAGCTGAAGGTAGCTTTGAAGCTGAAATCAACGGCGAAAAAAGAATTGTTAAGAAAGGTGATGCTTACATCGCCCCGCGTACTTTCATGCATGGTGCAGTTGCGCTGGAAGAAGGTAGCGTATTAGTAGATTGTTTCTCACCACCGCGTGAGGACTTCTTGTCTTAAGAGGAAACATTCATGACTGAGTTAAAAGTCGCCTTTATTGGCGAATGCATGGTAGAACTGCAGCAACAAGAAAATGGCCTGCGTCAGAGCTTTGGTGGCGACACGCTAAATACAGCGGTTTATTTTTCGCGTATTAGCCAAAATGCCAAAGCTAGCTATGTTACCGCACTTGGCCGCGATGCCTTAAGCGAGCAAATGATCGCAACATGGCATGCCGACAATATTGATACCCACTTGGTACAACGTTTAGAAGACAAGTTACCTGGTATTTATATGGTGCAGGTAGATGAGACTGGCGAGCGCAGCTTTTTGTATTGGCGCAACGATTCCGCTGCTAAGTTTTGGTTAGAGCGCGCTAGTGACGCTTTAATTGAAGAGCTGACTGATTACGATGTAATTTACTTGTCGGGAATTAGCATTGCAGTGTTGCCAGAAGCATCTCAAGAGAAGCTTTTCCAAGTTTTAGCTCAGTGTAAAAACAACGGGGCGAAAGTTGTATTTGATAACAACTTCCGCCCAGCTTTATGGCAAAGTAAGCAACAAGCTATCGACGCATATGCCAAAGTTCTAGCCTGCACTCATACTGCTATGCTCACCTTTGATGATGAGCAAGAGATTTATGATGATGCACATATAGAGCAATGCATAGAGCGTACTTTAGCGCTAGGTGTTAGCGAATTAGTGATTAAGCGCGGTAGTAAAGATTGTTTAATCGTTACTGAAGACGGCGCAATTAGTGTTCCAGCTACAAAAGTTGCTAATGTGGTTGATACCAATGCTGCGGGCGACTCATTTGCTGCAGGTTACTTGGTTGCTCGTTTACACGGTGCAAATACCGAACAAGCAGCATTAACTGGCCATAAAGTGGCTGGTACAGTTATTCAGCATAAAGGCGCAGTAATTGACGCCGCACATATGCCAAAGATTCAGCTATTATTTACCGCAGATGCGGTGTAAGAACTAGGAACAAAACATGAACTTAAATGAACAACTTCAAGCGCTTAAAGTAATTCCTGTTATCGCTATTGATAACGCAGATGATGCTGTGCCATTGGCAAAAGTATTGGTAGATAATGGTTTACCTTGTGCTGAAATTACTTTCCGCACGCCAGCTGCGGCTCAAGCAATTGCTAACATGCGCGAAGCCTACCCAGACATGCTAATTGGTGCGGGCACAGTATTAAACAGTGGCCAAGTTGATCAGGCTATCGAAGCAGGTGTTGATTTTGTGGTTAGCCCTGGTTTCAACCCAACTACTGTGCGTTACTGTCAGCAACGTAACATGCCGATTATTCCTGGTGTTAATAACCCTTCATTGGTTGAGCAAGCGATGGAAATGGGTTTAGACACCTTGAAGTTTTTCCCTGCAGAGCCTTCAGGCGGCGTAGGCATGTTAAAAGCGTTAACGGCGGTTTACCCAGTTAAATTTATGCCAACGGGTGGTGTATCGGTTAAGAACATTAACGATTACCTAAGCATTAATGCTGTACTTGCTTGTGGCGGTACTTGGATGGTTCCAGCGAATCTAATCAAAGAACAAAACTGGGATGCTATCGCTGAGCTAGTTAAAGCTATCGATTTAAACTAGTATTTAGTTTTGTATAAAAAGCCCTTGCAGAGCAATCTGCAAGGGCTTTTTTGTGTTGTATCAATATTGCATTTATTGGGGCTGGTAGAGTAAAGCTATGCATTGACTCGGAGTGCAAAGCACATGGATTATATTCAGCTTAATCATGACAACATCGAGAGTGAGCACATTTGCTGCGGCTTTTCTGATAAGAAATGTGCCAACAGCTACCATGCTAAAAAACAATGGATGAGTCAGCAATTTGAACAAGGGTTTGTATTTCAGCGCTTAGATGAAAGAGCCAAGGTCTTTATTGAGTATCAAGCTGCCGAGCAAGCATGGTTACCCATTGTTGCGCCACAGTATTTGGCGCTTGGTTGTTTTTGGGTATCTGGTAAGTATAAGAAGCAAGGTCATGGCAAAGCCCTGTTGGCGAAGGCGATTGGCGCTGCTAAAGAAAACAACAAGCTCGGTTTGGTTACCGTTGTAGGCAAGAAAAAATACCACTTTATGAGCGATACCAAGTGGCTGCTTAGGCAAGGCTTTGTAGTGGTTGATGAGGCGCCAAATGGCTTTTTGCTCTTAGCGTATCAATTCCCCAATTCTGCAGACGAGCAAAAACCGCGTTTTGCAAACTCGGTGCATAATGCAGATCTTAGCAATGCTCAGCGAGGTTGCCTTGTTTATTATTCTAATCGCTGTCCATTTGCTGAGTATCACGTCTTAGAATCTCTGCAGCAAAGTTGTGTTAAGCGGAACATCCCGTTAAGCATTGTTAAATTAGATAGTGTAGAAAAAGCGCAAAATTGCCCTTGTCCGCAACCTATCTTTAGTCTTTATTATCAGGGGCAATTTATTACCACTGATATAAGCGCTTGTATGGATAGTCGTTTTGATAAGTTTATTACGCCTTAGGCGTAATCTTGAGGAGAGTAATGGCTAAAGTCATTTTTCTGTGTGGTTTTATTGGTTCAGGTAAAACTACTTACGCAAAAAAGCTAGCGGCGGAGCTGCCGGCATTTCGTTTCACCATGGATGAGTGGATGATCCCTTTGTTTGGTGAGCATATGGATCGCGAGCTATTTGATGCGCGACAAGATGCTCTTTATGGTTTGTTTCAACAATCTGCAATATCGTTATTGAAGTTGGGAAACTCAGTTGTGTTTGACTGCGGCCTTTGGCAAAAAACAGAGCGAATAGAAATGGCTCAGTGGGCCCAAGCCGAAGGCTTTGAGTTTGAGATTCACTATCTAGACGTAAGTTTTGCGCAATGTTGTGACCGCGCTTATTCACGTAATAAGGATCGCGGTGAGCACGCTTACGAAATGACACCCGAGATGATGGAGATGTTTTGGCAACAATTTGAGAAGCCGAGTGCAGAAGAAGTCGTTATTAGAGTTTGCTCTTAGCGCTTTGCGAAATGGGGCCAATATCTCTTACCTAACTACTTTTTTGTATCTCAATCATAGGTTCTTTCAAGGCTCGCTTATTGTTTCGTAGGTATAAACGAGCCCAATTATAGCTAGTAACATCGTTTCTCACTGAGGTACGCTATCGGCATAATCAATCATTTACCGATGTAGTCGAATACCTATTTTTTAGGTAGCGCAGTGACAAAACGATATGCATTAAACTCTTGCCCATTGTAGCGGCCGCGAACCTGTACCGAGGTCATCGTCATTACACTTGCTACAGATTTTGCGGTTACGGTATGTGACATCGTATTCTCGAAAACACCGAATGATTCTTGATTAACAATCACTCCAGGGCCTGGTGCAATTTTTATAGCTAAGTCTTCTATCTCGCCATCGGATTCAATAATAACCTGATAGCTAAATTCACGATCGACCAAGTCCAATATCTTCGGTGTTACAACTCTAACGCCATCGGGCAGCTTTATTGGTCTATTCAATATTGGGTCATAGCTTCCATGAAATCGTCCGTCCTCGCAGGCTGAGCTTATACTTGGTGTAAGCAAGCAGAACAAACTCAATAGTATTAATAGTGGTCCATTTTTTATATTAAACATCAGTAACTTGCCTTTCGTGATACTTCTTACCTATAGGCTTTTAAAAATCCTAGGGTAGGTGGAAGTAAATATTTTTAATGATTAATCATTGCAGTAATTCCAATTGTTATCAGTATGTTTAAGGTCAAACATCGATCTACCCCACAATAATGGTTAACCAATATGGATCTTCATCGCACAAAATGTGAACCAATATTGAATCATGGTTTACCAATGAATTAGCTTAAGGGGGAATTTGGTTCCAGTCATAATCTGAATAAAAAGGATTTAATATGCCCCACATGGTTGAACGCTTTAATAAGCGTCTTTGTTTGACCTTGCTAGCCGCCTCTTTAACTACATTATACGGATGTGGTAGCAGCTCTGACGATGGTACTCCCCCCCCAGTAGATGACAGTTTTACAGTTGGTATTTTTGAGCCAGTTACCTTAGAGAAAAATTTTAGTGGTGATTCGTTACAACGAATTGACTTTGAAGTTTCTATCGACAGTGACTTTGCTAATTTATCGCTATACATCGA
Coding sequences within it:
- a CDS encoding heparinase II/III domain-containing protein: MLANLNAVLLDQQEIAEISQQLNTKSLMGLSLAKMISETQAYMAKPIEVPGHGEAGGYEHNRHKQNYQYINQAGRLFLITGEEQYAQYTADILTEYADKYLGFGFHIQRNTNPPGRLFHQILNEHVWLLYSSLGYSCIKHWLNEEQVKHIESQLFQPMLDMFTDKYGFDFDRIHNHGLWAVAAVGICGLAIGKPEYVEMSVHGLKGDDVTGGFLAQISQLFAPSGYYMEGPYYHRYAIRPLCLFAEVLHRHRPELDIFNYKDQVIGKTIKAMLATAYPNGVFPALNDASLTMDIKDQGVVVAVSLAYKHYGHDEKLLGMAKIQQQVWLHGCGAALSKAYQDSTNTALPHWPSVELNEGPNGDRGAQGFVRMQSKDGDVSQLVMNYGQHGMGHGHFDTLGISFFNRGQEVLKEYGFGRWVNVEPKFGGRYLDENKSYARQTVAHNAVAVDQACQNNFDVELADSKHGIPHFFESSNQDLQAVSAFAEEFYPGVDQQRSVVLINDDALEAPLLLDVFRLSSDTEHSYDYALQYQGQIVRCTSDYQTHKELAPMGDNFGYQHLWNEAQGKASENNLVSWLQGNSYYSWISASEANDELFFTRVGANDPEFNLRSETSFILRRQAKSTVFANVLETHGYFNEAVEASTNARGKVNQVTVVVSNDIGSVIEVKGEGIDFTVMLSNQRDVSAETQHTIEHNQQTYCWQGSLALEKNRG
- a CDS encoding cupin domain-containing protein is translated as MTAFFNSAETPWDDLGDGVTRKIVGHTDQLMVVHVRFEKGAIGAPHAHEFHDQIGYVAEGSFEAEINGEKRIVKKGDAYIAPRTFMHGAVALEEGSVLVDCFSPPREDFLS
- a CDS encoding sugar kinase, with amino-acid sequence MTELKVAFIGECMVELQQQENGLRQSFGGDTLNTAVYFSRISQNAKASYVTALGRDALSEQMIATWHADNIDTHLVQRLEDKLPGIYMVQVDETGERSFLYWRNDSAAKFWLERASDALIEELTDYDVIYLSGISIAVLPEASQEKLFQVLAQCKNNGAKVVFDNNFRPALWQSKQQAIDAYAKVLACTHTAMLTFDDEQEIYDDAHIEQCIERTLALGVSELVIKRGSKDCLIVTEDGAISVPATKVANVVDTNAAGDSFAAGYLVARLHGANTEQAALTGHKVAGTVIQHKGAVIDAAHMPKIQLLFTADAV
- a CDS encoding AAA family ATPase is translated as MAKVIFLCGFIGSGKTTYAKKLAAELPAFRFTMDEWMIPLFGEHMDRELFDARQDALYGLFQQSAISLLKLGNSVVFDCGLWQKTERIEMAQWAQAEGFEFEIHYLDVSFAQCCDRAYSRNKDRGEHAYEMTPEMMEMFWQQFEKPSAEEVVIRVCS
- a CDS encoding sodium:solute symporter family transporter; its protein translation is MSIDIVVVLAYFVFLIAIGWMFRTFTSSTSDYFRGGGKMLWWMVGATAFMTQFSAWTFTGAAGKAFSDGFAIVILFLANAFGYFMNYIYFAPKFRQLRVVTAIEAIKKRFGRTSEQFFTWLGMPDSLISAGVWLNGLAIFVAAVFNIPMETTIIFTGVVLVIMAVTGGSWAVVASDFMQMLVIMAVTITCAIAAYFHGGGLTNIIGNFHGDFVMGSNLNYVSIFLLWIVFIFVKQFGVMNNSINAYRYLCAKDSDNARKAAGLACVLMIVGPLIWFLPPWYVNAFMPDFAEAYSTVGGSDAAYLAFVQNVMPAGMVGLLMSAMFAATMSSMDSGLNRNAGIFIRNFYSPILRKEAASEKELIVASKAATIFMGFVIISIGLFINSLRHLSLFDIVLNIGALIGFPMLIPVLLGMWIRNTPDWAGWATLVVGGVVSYVFGIALTSDDIQNWFGLEQALTGREWADLKVGLSLAAHVIFTGGFFIGSTLFFKGRTPEREAEVAELFRDWNTPVHANTEEQHNLDTKQRSMLGNLISVAGFGIITMALIPNDISGRALFVLCGTIVLVAGILLVQASRKPNKNLDTEAITE
- a CDS encoding N-acetyltransferase; this translates as MDYIQLNHDNIESEHICCGFSDKKCANSYHAKKQWMSQQFEQGFVFQRLDERAKVFIEYQAAEQAWLPIVAPQYLALGCFWVSGKYKKQGHGKALLAKAIGAAKENNKLGLVTVVGKKKYHFMSDTKWLLRQGFVVVDEAPNGFLLLAYQFPNSADEQKPRFANSVHNADLSNAQRGCLVYYSNRCPFAEYHVLESLQQSCVKRNIPLSIVKLDSVEKAQNCPCPQPIFSLYYQGQFITTDISACMDSRFDKFITP
- a CDS encoding bifunctional 4-hydroxy-2-oxoglutarate aldolase/2-dehydro-3-deoxy-phosphogluconate aldolase — protein: MNLNEQLQALKVIPVIAIDNADDAVPLAKVLVDNGLPCAEITFRTPAAAQAIANMREAYPDMLIGAGTVLNSGQVDQAIEAGVDFVVSPGFNPTTVRYCQQRNMPIIPGVNNPSLVEQAMEMGLDTLKFFPAEPSGGVGMLKALTAVYPVKFMPTGGVSVKNINDYLSINAVLACGGTWMVPANLIKEQNWDAIAELVKAIDLN